The Salmonella enterica subsp. houtenae serovar Houten genome has a segment encoding these proteins:
- the yfgD gene encoding arsenate reductase (arsenical pump modifier) has product MTDTIKIYHNPRCSKSRDTLNLLKSNGVEPEVVLYLDTPADAATVRELLRMLGMSSARELMRQKDDLYKTLHLADSQLSEEALIQALVEHPKLMERPIVVANGQARIGRPPEQVLDILS; this is encoded by the coding sequence ATGACCGACACGATTAAAATCTACCATAACCCGCGCTGCTCGAAGAGCCGCGACACGCTGAACCTGCTGAAATCCAACGGCGTGGAACCGGAAGTGGTGCTTTATCTGGATACGCCTGCCGATGCCGCCACCGTGCGTGAACTGCTGCGTATGTTGGGCATGTCCAGCGCGCGCGAACTGATGCGCCAGAAAGACGATCTCTATAAGACGCTTCACCTGGCGGACAGCCAGCTTAGTGAAGAGGCGTTGATCCAAGCGCTGGTTGAACACCCTAAACTGATGGAGCGCCCTATTGTGGTGGCGAATGGTCAGGCGCGTATTGGCCGACCGCCTGAGCAGGTGCTGGACATCCTCAGTTAA
- the yggG_2 gene encoding Exported zinc metalloprotease YfgC precursor — MFRQLKKNLVATLIAALALSQVAPAFADPADTLPDMGTSAGSTLSIGQEMQMGDFYVRQLRGSAPLINDPLLVQYINSLGMRLVSHADSVKTPFHFFLINNDEINAFAFFGGNVVLHSALFRYADNESQLASVMAHEISHVTQRHLARAMEDQKRSAPLTWVGALGSILLAMASPQAGMAALTGTLAGTRQGMISFTQQNEQEADRIGIQVLQRAGFDPQAMPSFLEKLLDQARYSTRPPEILLTHPLPESRLADARNRANQMRPVVVQSSADFYLAKARTLGMYNSGRNQLTSDLLDQWSKGNVRQQHAAQYGRALQAMEASKYDEARKTLQPLLSAEPNNAWYLDLATDIDLGQKRANDAINRLKNARDLRVNPVLQLNLANAYLQGGQPKAAETILNRYTFSHKDDGNGWDLLAQAEAALNNRDQELAARAEGYALAGRLDQAISLLSSASSQAKLGSQQQARYDARIDQLRQLQERFKPYTKM; from the coding sequence ATGTTCAGGCAGTTGAAAAAAAACCTGGTAGCAACCCTCATTGCAGCATTGGCTCTCAGTCAGGTCGCGCCCGCATTTGCCGACCCTGCCGACACGCTGCCCGATATGGGAACCTCGGCAGGAAGCACGCTTTCTATTGGACAAGAGATGCAAATGGGCGACTTTTATGTGCGCCAACTACGCGGCAGCGCGCCGTTAATCAACGATCCGCTGCTGGTGCAATACATTAATTCGCTGGGGATGCGGCTGGTCTCGCACGCCGACTCCGTCAAAACGCCCTTCCACTTTTTCTTGATCAATAATGACGAAATCAACGCCTTCGCGTTCTTTGGCGGCAACGTGGTGCTACACTCGGCGCTTTTTCGCTATGCGGATAACGAAAGCCAACTAGCCTCAGTCATGGCGCATGAAATCTCCCACGTTACCCAGCGCCATCTGGCGCGCGCGATGGAAGATCAAAAGCGCAGCGCGCCGCTTACCTGGGTAGGCGCGCTTGGTTCCATTTTGCTGGCCATGGCCAGCCCACAGGCCGGTATGGCGGCGCTAACCGGTACTCTGGCGGGAACGCGCCAGGGAATGATAAGTTTCACCCAGCAAAATGAGCAAGAAGCCGACCGTATTGGTATTCAGGTACTGCAACGCGCCGGATTTGACCCACAGGCGATGCCCTCTTTCCTCGAAAAACTGCTCGACCAGGCGCGTTACTCCACGCGCCCGCCTGAAATATTGCTCACCCACCCCTTGCCGGAAAGCCGCCTTGCGGATGCCCGCAACCGCGCAAACCAGATGCGCCCGGTCGTGGTGCAATCTTCCGCCGACTTCTATCTCGCCAAAGCGCGCACCCTGGGAATGTATAATTCCGGACGTAACCAGCTCACCAGCGACCTGCTGGATCAGTGGTCTAAAGGCAACGTGCGTCAGCAACATGCGGCGCAATATGGCCGGGCGTTGCAGGCGATGGAAGCGAGCAAGTACGATGAAGCGCGCAAAACGTTGCAGCCGCTATTAAGTGCGGAACCGAACAATGCCTGGTATCTTGACCTCGCCACCGATATTGACCTGGGGCAGAAAAGAGCCAACGACGCGATTAATCGCCTGAAAAATGCCCGCGATCTGCGCGTTAATCCGGTGCTGCAGTTAAACCTCGCCAATGCGTACCTCCAGGGAGGCCAGCCGAAAGCGGCGGAAACCATTCTGAATCGCTACACCTTTAGCCATAAAGATGACGGCAACGGCTGGGATCTGCTTGCTCAGGCCGAAGCCGCGCTGAACAACCGCGATCAGGAGCTGGCGGCACGCGCCGAAGGTTATGCGCTGGCGGGACGGCTGGATCAGGCTATTTCACTACTCAGTAGCGCCAGCTCCCAGGCAAAACTGGGCAGCCAGCAACAGGCGCGTTACGATGCGCGTATCGACCAGTTGCGCCAGTTACAGGAACGCTTCAAGCCATACACGAAAATGTAA